One part of the Ziziphus jujuba cultivar Dongzao chromosome 2, ASM3175591v1 genome encodes these proteins:
- the LOC132800808 gene encoding UPF0481 protein At3g47200-like, which yields MAAADTVGFCCHELVIADMIGSLPLEKVKDVANKAREFYDKEGLQNIDDKAFTKMMFIDGCFVLEFMTMCLPPIGDQEEYHPKKMITNDIGNVKRDLFLLENQLPYIVLEALMKAKKRYWKMMIEIFIIIYRRLHPAVKPEDKSPLHLLDMMRARFVIQSATVPGGKSQISETDDRRSSFDDRFSPNKTASDWYFYYPARVLKSVGIQFRPNKTGSFSDIKFESNLLVGGVLTLPPIRIDASTKSLLLNLLAFESSCHTNSTDNIEQGLVTSYMCFMDSPIDNAEDAMILRIQNVINNCLGNDQLVADLFNEIASNLVPHPRTYAEAKLGIQNHCNNKFKKWMAVGHQVHFRNPWTLLALFC from the exons ATGGCAGCTGCTGACACTGTTGGTTTCTGTTGCCATGAGCTGGTCATAGCTGACATGATCGGGTCATTGCCATTG GAGAAAGTCAAAGACGTGGCCAACAAAGCAAGGGAATTCTATGACAAAGAAGGATTGCAAAATATTGATGACAAGGCATTCACAAAAATGATGTTCATTGACGGTTGCTTCGTTCTAGAGTTCATGACCATGTGCTTGCCGCCGATAGGAGATCAAGAGGAGTATCATCCTAAGAAGATGATAACTAATGACATAGGTAATGTCAAGCGCGACTTGTTCTTGTTAGAGAATCAACTCCCTTACATTGTCCTCGAGGCTTTAATGAAGGCCAAAAAACGATATTGGAAGATGATGATTGAAATATTCATCATTATCTATCGAAGACTTCATCCTGCAGTCAAACCAGAAGATAAATCTCCTCTTCATCTTCTAGACATGATGAGGGCAAGATTTGTGATACAAAGTGCTACTGTCCCAGGCGGAAAATCTCAAATATCAGAGACCGATGATCGTAGAAGCAGTTTCGATGACAGGTTCAGCCCCAACAAAACAGCCAGTGATTGGTACTTTTATTATCCAGCCAGGGTGCTCAAGTCTGTAGGAATCCAGTTCAGACCAAACAAAACAGGTAGTTTCAGCGATATTAAGTTTGAATCCAATCTACTTGTCGGGGGAGTGCTCACACTTCCTCCAATACGCATAGATGCCTCCACCAAGTCGCTGCTGCTCAACTTGCTGGCTTTCGAATCGAGTTGCCATACCAACTCGACGGACAACATAGAGCAGGGTCTCGTCACCTCTTATATGTGCTTCATGGACTCACCTATTGACAATGCTGAAGATGCAATGATCCTCAGGATTCAGAACGTCATCAACAATTGCTTGGGAAACGACCAACTGGTTGCAGACCTATTTAATGAAATTGCAAGCAATTTGGTCCCACATCCTCGTACTTATGCTGAAGCTAAGCTTGGAATTCAAAATCATTGCAATAACAAGTTCAAGAAATGGATGGCAGTAGGTCACCAAGTCCATTTCAGAAACCCTTGGACGCTTCTtgcattattttgttaa